A section of the Parcubacteria group bacterium genome encodes:
- a CDS encoding ATP-binding protein has translation MTNTNRTSSIRSGFAYQNFWGLRLCGEWLASPEQYKWIQFETCPDEKDPNKFYLDDIVCLDSDNLWHLYQTKYRQDCTNKWTWDNFLNAERSGGTSLIRKWANSLANRLDKTKAAFFITNGDSEDCISKYIYDELLNIEEIKKKDPALYDRIVVEIGIENDVDCIFQTLRFQFNQENLSSDELEKNIRKYYYEKLNATESGVTNLYHEIDKECRQKNTQQLSIELLRKWCEFDTPRSLDEQFDIPTDFEFFDDKTHQSILNDLGKTEGGIRVIFGNPGVGKSVYLSKLSDELGEKKIISIKHHYHISPEDSNPQERLNAKRVIEAIKSQLKSHKEALGDLANKDSRKIPVGEFITKIGTKLNGNNKTLVIIIDGLDHVLRYGEKEELESFLREICVPQPGVWIVIGMQLIAKSHLPQVVFDKFPENKWMEIKGLSKEAVSRVIQKNNIKLHLPDQAELLKSLVEKLFSITDGNPLHLRYSLQQLKNISGNSIVTEYSCNDLISYGDGIEKYYDSLWNHISDNAKSLLLTMASVNFLFTEQQLIECISFFVTDSKDVTDGFNQISHLISKNIRGQMSVFHNSFELFLRNRKEMTQQKIVIKTNIKKWLEQSNYEYLKWAELRIIEHELGNSERILEIDREWLIDAICYPCNTAQISKQMKLAVRVNLEKEDFGAALQISYLHTYYINSKDFAEETPELIFEEALCLKQNIFEYIDFKSLPTTLFSVVAEMADSNGNNLAAEEAKDELIERLSRQEYRKNEIPRVTGVFLDVIPFDRAHKLVKVYKYIVQFRNLDVTGELFKIYSRRLLELGQKNKVLELLKLKLNDIEKRAVLAECAVHGFKNRTEDCSIYFNEEQNLTPLCLLYKSIRNEKFNLPALPKYDIFPETIREHDPEERKKWSEFYYHNFIVGLLYGFSDNKKDIEKWIANIPDAWPAKAVAALFVASLKVSDGIKNCKFEYVDLFNSLVDLQALKWPEDRDVLNFQTAFSDAISEIFEIVIYIKGYIGDNQEITLSDYIMITGSTSFLNENNLTALVLKIYRPLFSREVYEKIKNKNIYGLRDTVDQFPIRAREYGVISKLARLYEDLKLSKEVLKKAADNLLGYGDHKDVYLFDVLEVIEFCAQAGVGQEKINEWILKTIPLIENVGKYTDGDETHALPIELADVLAKYNPGLLRKYYYWSADQENLYHAEDLFECVLTSLVFKSEEEIALAKTVVEKDSFLKLKATAVNNLGASEALNDTQAYLGEISFPEEKQSPYTGSGKPVYNYSEINPDKLVDHISNNFENKWERNSYLEGWFIYWLEKNNKAKIYDIFKNVIDKFGVQSVSGEILDIAYPLAYEFDNEAAFDIVCKAQSKDNGWQGYWTDKKKSEKRWQFIKEKYPQRYVDFFQKSTNGYIPLSRGVEYFLLFNDLKRAEEIVEASIQFAKSLMANSNLPSPAWLEEKEIDALDILIQRLIWPSPLVRERAATALASLLCSSKKKLNIFNHLLLWLKQQKIESVAAIGLLPIIKTFYICKDTKDLKYINIDDVASSMSVSSEVIEALFKELSDLKNKPTPNLKPFKNIKEFGDGYIPSSFFSKHVQTFLAPIYMDRAKNIERRSGKSFIKQWAFISDEIIKDLGIEPNHDHVYYYGRSQQGEFLLGFSTKISEVYRSAFLRAIQYFYQNGDIEKDFYLEYAYATLPIELSKWKILPNRAPEWWPQIASKSREDDNEDTSLESISFKKAPEDLINNQDDKLIIAAEGAIKPDNGWKNDPEHSFKLIAFGYRAVGPEVPTPDEVSDRISYASPGLITIPSRTHKPFNFLEDKENHLPVRHEPFRIKDIVIYPIIARERDLSIALWQYFRDYNVPFNLNLPLSQELKLVLQKNSWQLEDKNGKAVVMHSDWLEGLKERYNRDMPIPHGQFLIVEQSFLDDCLGKDIKIGYMLKTTYRTRKHSYDEVEKDSKIKLINVIGIPEKPKGYDLNEIEERNAALNKYLENITDEELLEKSEKETAQTELDFQALKEALKNNKCSLCGNSISQFSEKKPCLHWLLKPNGFKKKHFPLLFEKYNFHRMEAYLRWVANTDVPLKNINDLVEEKTSSKKIELTIRYKNLEWSFSCAESDFSGHQDSHEGKMPHYHFQMKLDDRVIINYGGFHIPFHDEDFFGFSISEGKIPRLGYKHIHGAGMQELLDNFSPDELLDQMIRAENYDDAQLHTSTLVEAAPGTTISGTDIANLYKEHKETGIPMAKLIKKLPNVKAMSVISPGPGVPDLAKRTSRRRKGDK, from the coding sequence ATGACAAATACCAATCGCACAAGCTCAATTAGAAGCGGTTTTGCCTACCAGAATTTCTGGGGTTTAAGGCTGTGCGGAGAATGGTTGGCTAGTCCAGAGCAGTACAAATGGATTCAATTTGAAACATGTCCTGATGAAAAAGATCCAAATAAATTCTATTTGGACGACATTGTTTGTCTTGATTCAGATAACTTATGGCATTTGTATCAAACTAAATATAGACAGGATTGCACTAATAAGTGGACCTGGGATAATTTTTTAAATGCGGAACGGAGTGGCGGAACTTCACTTATAAGAAAATGGGCAAATTCTTTAGCTAATCGTCTCGACAAAACCAAGGCGGCATTTTTTATAACAAATGGTGATTCTGAAGATTGCATTAGCAAATATATATACGATGAATTGCTTAATATCGAAGAAATAAAGAAAAAGGACCCCGCTCTTTATGATCGAATTGTTGTAGAAATAGGAATCGAGAATGATGTTGATTGTATTTTTCAAACACTTCGTTTTCAATTCAATCAAGAAAATCTGTCATCTGATGAATTAGAAAAAAACATACGAAAATATTATTATGAAAAACTTAATGCGACTGAGTCCGGTGTTACTAATTTATATCATGAAATAGACAAGGAGTGCAGGCAAAAGAATACTCAACAACTAAGCATCGAGCTACTTCGTAAGTGGTGTGAATTTGATACGCCTCGGTCACTGGATGAACAGTTTGATATTCCGACTGATTTTGAATTTTTTGATGATAAAACTCATCAGTCTATCCTAAATGATCTAGGGAAAACAGAGGGCGGTATCCGAGTAATTTTTGGTAATCCAGGTGTTGGCAAGAGCGTATATTTATCAAAGCTTTCTGATGAGCTGGGTGAGAAAAAAATAATTTCAATCAAGCATCATTACCACATTTCACCAGAAGATTCTAATCCCCAAGAGCGCTTGAACGCGAAGCGAGTAATTGAGGCCATAAAGTCACAATTAAAGTCTCACAAGGAAGCTCTTGGTGATTTGGCGAATAAGGACTCAAGAAAAATACCAGTTGGAGAGTTTATTACAAAAATAGGCACGAAACTCAATGGAAATAACAAAACTCTCGTTATAATTATTGATGGACTTGATCATGTTTTGCGCTATGGTGAAAAGGAAGAATTAGAGAGTTTTTTAAGAGAAATATGCGTACCGCAGCCTGGAGTTTGGATAGTTATTGGTATGCAATTAATTGCTAAGTCGCATTTGCCTCAAGTGGTTTTTGATAAGTTTCCAGAGAACAAATGGATGGAAATAAAGGGATTGAGCAAGGAAGCTGTCTCAAGGGTTATCCAAAAAAACAACATAAAGTTACATCTACCAGATCAAGCAGAGCTACTCAAGAGTTTAGTGGAAAAGTTATTTTCAATCACAGATGGTAATCCATTGCATTTGCGTTATAGTTTGCAGCAATTAAAAAATATATCTGGGAATAGTATCGTTACGGAATATTCCTGCAACGATCTCATATCGTATGGAGATGGTATAGAAAAGTATTATGATTCTCTCTGGAATCATATTTCAGATAACGCAAAATCACTCCTGCTTACAATGGCTAGTGTTAATTTTCTTTTTACGGAGCAGCAACTTATTGAATGCATTTCTTTTTTTGTGACCGATTCTAAGGATGTAACAGATGGGTTTAATCAAATCTCACATTTAATTTCAAAAAATATACGCGGGCAGATGAGCGTATTTCATAACAGTTTCGAATTATTTTTGAGGAATCGGAAGGAAATGACACAGCAAAAAATTGTTATAAAAACAAATATTAAGAAATGGCTGGAGCAATCTAATTATGAATATCTAAAATGGGCAGAATTAAGGATAATTGAGCATGAACTTGGAAATAGTGAACGGATTCTTGAAATAGATAGAGAGTGGCTTATAGATGCTATTTGCTATCCATGCAATACTGCTCAAATTTCTAAGCAAATGAAATTAGCTGTCAGAGTGAATCTTGAAAAAGAAGACTTTGGAGCGGCATTGCAAATTTCTTATTTGCATACTTACTATATAAATTCCAAAGATTTTGCAGAGGAGACTCCCGAATTAATTTTCGAAGAAGCACTTTGTCTGAAGCAAAATATCTTTGAATATATTGATTTTAAATCATTACCAACAACGCTGTTTTCTGTTGTTGCAGAAATGGCAGATTCCAACGGAAATAATCTTGCAGCAGAGGAAGCTAAAGACGAGTTAATCGAGCGCTTAAGTCGGCAAGAATATCGTAAGAATGAAATTCCTCGAGTAACGGGTGTATTTCTAGATGTCATTCCTTTTGATAGAGCTCATAAATTAGTCAAAGTTTATAAATATATAGTTCAATTTAGAAATCTAGATGTAACAGGTGAATTATTTAAAATTTATTCTCGTAGACTATTGGAATTAGGTCAAAAAAACAAAGTGCTTGAGTTACTAAAACTTAAGCTCAATGATATTGAGAAGAGAGCTGTTTTAGCGGAATGTGCTGTACATGGATTTAAGAATAGGACCGAAGATTGCTCCATCTATTTTAATGAGGAACAAAATTTAACGCCACTTTGCTTGCTGTATAAATCAATAAGGAATGAGAAATTTAATCTTCCTGCTCTTCCAAAATATGATATTTTTCCTGAAACAATTCGTGAGCATGATCCCGAAGAGCGAAAAAAATGGAGTGAATTTTATTATCATAATTTTATTGTTGGATTGTTATATGGTTTTTCTGACAATAAAAAAGATATAGAAAAATGGATTGCTAATATTCCTGATGCATGGCCAGCTAAGGCAGTAGCCGCCTTATTTGTTGCAAGTTTAAAAGTTAGTGACGGCATTAAAAACTGTAAATTTGAATATGTAGATTTATTCAATTCATTGGTTGACTTGCAAGCTCTGAAGTGGCCCGAAGATCGGGATGTTTTAAACTTTCAGACTGCATTCAGTGACGCTATTAGCGAAATATTTGAAATCGTTATTTATATTAAGGGATACATTGGAGACAATCAAGAAATTACTCTGTCTGATTATATAATGATCACTGGTAGCACAAGTTTCTTAAATGAAAATAATCTGACGGCGTTAGTTCTAAAAATATACAGGCCACTATTTTCACGTGAGGTATATGAAAAAATAAAAAATAAAAATATATACGGACTTCGTGATACCGTAGATCAGTTTCCCATTAGGGCTAGAGAATACGGCGTCATCTCAAAACTTGCTAGATTGTATGAAGATTTAAAATTATCAAAAGAGGTCCTGAAGAAAGCGGCGGATAATCTTCTTGGCTATGGTGACCATAAAGACGTCTATTTGTTTGATGTGCTTGAAGTAATAGAGTTTTGTGCACAAGCTGGGGTTGGTCAAGAAAAAATTAATGAATGGATTTTAAAAACTATTCCATTGATAGAAAATGTCGGAAAATATACCGATGGAGATGAAACACATGCCCTACCTATCGAACTTGCAGATGTTTTAGCTAAATATAATCCCGGGCTATTGCGTAAGTATTATTATTGGTCTGCTGATCAGGAGAATCTTTATCACGCTGAAGACTTATTTGAGTGTGTATTGACCTCTCTTGTGTTTAAAAGTGAAGAGGAGATTGCCTTAGCAAAGACTGTTGTTGAAAAAGATTCTTTTTTGAAGCTTAAAGCAACTGCAGTGAATAATCTCGGCGCCTCAGAGGCTTTGAATGACACGCAGGCTTATCTTGGTGAAATTAGTTTTCCTGAAGAAAAACAAAGTCCTTATACCGGCTCAGGCAAGCCCGTATATAACTATTCAGAGATTAATCCTGATAAATTAGTAGACCACATTAGCAATAATTTTGAGAATAAATGGGAGCGAAATAGCTATTTAGAGGGATGGTTTATTTATTGGTTGGAAAAAAATAATAAAGCCAAAATATATGACATTTTCAAAAATGTTATTGACAAATTTGGCGTTCAATCTGTATCAGGAGAGATTCTTGATATAGCATACCCTCTAGCGTATGAATTTGATAATGAAGCCGCTTTTGATATTGTATGCAAAGCTCAATCAAAGGATAATGGATGGCAAGGATATTGGACTGACAAGAAAAAATCTGAAAAAAGATGGCAGTTTATTAAAGAAAAGTACCCGCAACGATATGTAGATTTTTTTCAGAAGAGCACTAATGGCTATATTCCATTATCAAGAGGGGTTGAATACTTTCTTTTATTCAATGATTTAAAGCGGGCCGAAGAAATAGTGGAGGCAAGTATCCAGTTTGCAAAATCCTTGATGGCAAATAGCAATCTGCCATCGCCAGCATGGCTGGAGGAAAAAGAAATTGACGCGCTTGATATTTTAATTCAGCGATTAATTTGGCCTAGTCCATTAGTCCGAGAAAGAGCTGCCACTGCCTTAGCGAGCTTGCTTTGTTCGAGTAAGAAAAAATTGAATATCTTTAACCATCTGTTGCTCTGGCTTAAACAACAAAAGATAGAATCTGTAGCAGCAATTGGACTTCTTCCTATCATCAAAACTTTTTATATATGTAAAGACACTAAAGATTTAAAATACATCAACATTGACGATGTAGCCTCTTCAATGTCAGTAAGTTCCGAAGTTATAGAAGCATTATTTAAGGAGCTTTCAGATTTAAAAAACAAGCCAACGCCAAATTTAAAGCCCTTTAAAAATATTAAGGAATTTGGAGATGGTTATATTCCAAGTAGCTTCTTCTCTAAACATGTGCAAACATTTCTTGCACCTATTTATATGGATAGGGCAAAAAATATTGAAAGGCGATCAGGGAAAAGCTTTATCAAACAATGGGCGTTTATTTCAGATGAGATAATAAAGGATTTAGGAATAGAGCCTAACCATGACCATGTTTATTATTATGGTCGCAGTCAACAAGGTGAATTTTTACTTGGTTTTTCCACAAAAATAAGTGAAGTATATAGATCAGCATTTTTAAGAGCTATACAATATTTTTACCAAAATGGAGATATCGAGAAAGATTTTTATTTGGAATATGCTTATGCGACGCTGCCTATAGAATTATCCAAATGGAAAATTTTACCAAATCGTGCGCCAGAATGGTGGCCGCAGATCGCATCCAAAAGTAGGGAAGACGATAATGAAGATACTTCTTTGGAGAGTATTTCTTTTAAGAAAGCTCCGGAGGATTTGATTAATAATCAGGATGATAAATTAATAATTGCAGCTGAGGGTGCTATCAAGCCAGATAATGGCTGGAAAAATGATCCAGAACATTCATTTAAGTTGATCGCCTTTGGCTACAGAGCTGTAGGTCCAGAAGTGCCAACCCCGGATGAGGTTTCAGATAGAATTTCTTATGCTTCTCCTGGTTTGATTACTATCCCCTCAAGAACACACAAGCCCTTTAATTTCTTAGAAGATAAGGAAAATCATTTACCAGTTAGGCATGAGCCATTCCGAATCAAGGATATTGTAATCTATCCTATCATAGCCAGGGAACGCGATCTTTCCATTGCCCTTTGGCAATATTTCAGAGATTATAATGTACCATTCAATTTAAACCTCCCACTTTCACAAGAGCTTAAGCTCGTTTTACAAAAAAATAGCTGGCAGCTGGAGGATAAAAATGGTAAAGCTGTGGTCATGCATAGTGATTGGCTTGAGGGATTAAAGGAGAGATACAATCGAGATATGCCCATACCGCATGGTCAGTTTCTGATAGTGGAACAAAGCTTCTTAGATGATTGCTTGGGCAAAGATATTAAGATTGGATATATGCTGAAAACTACCTATAGGACAAGGAAGCACAGCTATGATGAGGTTGAAAAGGATAGTAAGATTAAATTAATAAATGTTATTGGTATACCCGAAAAGCCCAAGGGGTATGATTTAAATGAAATTGAAGAAAGGAACGCTGCATTAAATAAATATCTCGAAAACATTACTGATGAAGAGCTTCTGGAAAAAAGTGAAAAAGAGACAGCCCAAACCGAATTGGATTTTCAAGCGCTAAAAGAAGCACTTAAAAATAATAAGTGCAGCTTATGTGGTAATTCAATCTCTCAGTTCTCTGAAAAAAAGCCTTGCCTTCATTGGCTATTGAAGCCCAATGGTTTCAAAAAAAAGCATTTTCCATTATTATTTGAAAAATATAATTTTCATAGAATGGAGGCTTATCTTCGGTGGGTGGCAAATACTGATGTGCCATTAAAAAATATAAATGATCTTGTTGAGGAAAAAACATCTTCAAAGAAAATTGAGTTAACAATTCGGTATAAAAACTTAGAATGGTCTTTTTCATGTGCAGAATCTGACTTTAGCGGACATCAAGATAGTCATGAAGGAAAAATGCCACACTATCATTTTCAAATGAAATTAGATGACAGAGTTATTATAAATTATGGAGGTTTTCATATTCCGTTCCACGATGAGGATTTTTTTGGTTTTTCTATAAGCGAAGGAAAGATACCAAGGCTCGGCTACAAGCATATACATGGGGCAGGGATGCAGGAATTATTAGATAACTTTTCTCCAGATGAGCTTTTGGATCAAATGATTAGGGCTGAAAACTATGATGATGCTCAATTGCACACGTCTACTTTGGTTGAAGCAGCCCCCGGAACAACCATATCGGGCACGGATATCGCAAATCTTTATAAAGAACATAAAGAAACAGGCATACCAATGGCTAAATTAATCAAAAAATTGCCCAATGTAAAAGCAATGAGCGTGATATCTCCTGGTCCTGGTGTGCCAGATCTGGCTAAGCGCACGTCGCGTCGTCGTAAAGGCGATAAGTAG